The following coding sequences are from one Methanohalophilus halophilus window:
- a CDS encoding RAD55 family ATPase, whose protein sequence is MKAETGIEGLDELIGGGLPQGRVYLLNGSPGSGKSTFGMQYLTHGASFGAAGLYVTLMQNSEHLVADISTYSLNLPALMKMKKIFFADLGPEMEYGYMDELKQVITPKSDMNPYPVEGEPPSASIVFKEIAAYVEANDIKRVVVDPLSSIHFSNQDECLEKMEMARFVRNLQALGCTTLLIDDHPAPLSVSSEHFAADGVILFHNPASDDEDRSLQIIKMRGVPHPISRQAFRFGEKGIEVLGRR, encoded by the coding sequence ATGAAGGCAGAGACTGGAATTGAAGGGCTTGACGAACTGATAGGAGGAGGTTTGCCACAGGGGAGGGTCTATCTATTGAATGGTTCCCCGGGTAGTGGTAAAAGTACCTTTGGTATGCAGTACCTGACACATGGGGCGTCTTTCGGGGCTGCAGGTCTCTATGTCACATTGATGCAGAATTCCGAGCATCTTGTAGCTGATATTTCTACTTACTCTCTCAACCTGCCGGCCCTGATGAAAATGAAAAAAATATTCTTTGCAGATCTGGGTCCGGAGATGGAATATGGGTACATGGATGAATTAAAGCAAGTCATAACTCCAAAATCCGACATGAATCCCTATCCTGTGGAAGGAGAACCTCCCTCTGCTTCAATTGTTTTCAAGGAAATAGCTGCATATGTAGAGGCCAATGATATCAAAAGGGTTGTCGTGGATCCTCTCTCATCCATACATTTTTCCAACCAAGACGAATGTCTGGAAAAAATGGAAATGGCACGATTTGTGCGCAATCTACAGGCACTGGGTTGCACGACTCTTCTTATAGATGACCATCCCGCTCCTTTAAGTGTATCTTCAGAGCATTTCGCTGCCGATGGTGTGATATTGTTCCATAATCCGGCTTCAGATGATGAAGATCGCTCTCTTCAGATCATAAAAATGAGAGGTGTGCCCCATCCCATATCCAGACAGGCTTTCCGGTTCGGGGAAAAAGGCATTGAGGTACTCGGCAGAAGATAA
- a CDS encoding EF-Tu/IF-2/RF-3 family GTPase, with amino-acid sequence MTKIAIIGSEGSGRTSLAAKLGKKGTAADITMYDYAKNDVVMTTIDANGYPKSVKPLVTALQLSDIAMLCIPPEGPDAFAGECIMALDLMQYKHGIVVLTKADTSYPYAQEELQKNLQKILSPTTLANWEFVNLSTQSFEGLDEIKEKIFELDKQVNSEYEELNDKPVRITVDQSFNVTGIGCVVLGIVEQGTVDAKDKLTAYPADKPLEVRSIQMHDEDVKSAPAGARVGLALKGVQSKDIERGFIISEKEEVAESLVLECTLSSFASPLKISDVPHIFTGLQSSPMRIEKIEIDGKEAEQVNASQQCTLHLDGSHEIAYRQQDRFIITNLDAKQRFTGYGFVKE; translated from the coding sequence ATGACTAAAATCGCAATTATCGGAAGTGAGGGAAGTGGCAGGACTTCCCTGGCGGCAAAACTGGGTAAAAAAGGCACAGCTGCAGATATCACCATGTATGATTATGCCAAAAACGATGTGGTGATGACAACCATCGATGCCAACGGTTACCCCAAATCCGTCAAACCCCTTGTCACTGCCCTGCAACTTTCCGACATAGCCATGCTCTGTATTCCACCAGAAGGCCCTGATGCCTTTGCCGGGGAATGTATAATGGCCCTGGACCTCATGCAGTACAAACACGGGATTGTCGTGCTCACCAAAGCGGATACCTCATATCCTTACGCCCAAGAAGAACTACAGAAAAACTTGCAGAAAATCCTTTCTCCAACTACCCTGGCAAACTGGGAATTTGTAAACCTCTCCACCCAGTCCTTCGAAGGACTGGATGAGATCAAAGAAAAGATCTTTGAGCTTGACAAACAGGTCAATTCTGAATATGAAGAACTCAACGATAAACCAGTCCGTATAACTGTTGACCAGTCCTTCAATGTCACGGGAATTGGCTGTGTGGTACTGGGAATTGTGGAACAGGGTACAGTGGATGCAAAGGATAAACTGACAGCCTACCCTGCAGACAAGCCTCTGGAGGTCAGGTCTATCCAGATGCATGATGAAGATGTAAAAAGTGCTCCTGCAGGCGCCAGGGTCGGCCTTGCCCTTAAAGGTGTCCAGTCAAAGGATATTGAAAGGGGTTTCATTATTTCTGAAAAGGAAGAGGTTGCTGAATCTCTTGTGCTTGAATGCACCCTTTCCTCTTTTGCTTCTCCTCTCAAGATATCCGATGTACCCCATATTTTTACAGGCTTGCAGTCATCGCCAATGCGTATTGAGAAGATCGAGATTGATGGAAAGGAAGCCGAGCAGGTAAATGCCAGTCAGCAATGCACACTTCATTTAGACGGCTCCCACGAAATAGCCTACAGGCAGCAGGATAGATTCATAATCACGAACCTGGATGCAAAACAGCGATTTACAGGTTATGGTTTTGTTAAGGAATAA
- a CDS encoding stage II sporulation protein M, with protein sequence MSFKPNILIKWPAFLWCLKIFTYSAILTALLALAAYAIMTALAEPVTINETIDRATSAATSKVQRGAGYVGITWSIFLFNSLAALTASAGTAVFVYFNRFLLKDITSRRHHHNYAKISIAMEKVLYSIYRVLEWPAERFFGFQSINTQKAENSVWNYTGYSRYHFQLLTAIVPFSVPLLVAAANGAILGMLFALHLFNGAFSGYQLAGINGIVAGVVYNITFFISAILPHGIIEIPVILASTSIGYVIADSNCRLIRDKNLFVSDNIADLEADIATEERNTGTILFSPLFWKIYLLFVLLLLITAFIETEVTPNIITRALSLVEPFVSSLLNS encoded by the coding sequence ATGTCATTCAAACCAAATATCCTGATAAAATGGCCTGCTTTTCTGTGGTGTCTGAAAATATTTACCTATTCAGCCATCTTAACAGCTTTACTGGCACTGGCAGCTTATGCAATTATGACGGCCCTAGCAGAACCTGTAACTATAAATGAGACCATTGATAGGGCCACATCCGCTGCAACTTCAAAAGTCCAGCGGGGCGCAGGATACGTGGGAATTACCTGGTCGATCTTCCTGTTTAACAGCCTCGCTGCCCTTACCGCTTCGGCAGGGACTGCGGTTTTTGTCTATTTCAACCGCTTCCTGTTGAAAGATATCACATCCCGCAGGCATCATCACAATTATGCAAAAATCTCCATTGCAATGGAAAAAGTACTCTATTCGATCTACAGGGTACTGGAGTGGCCTGCTGAACGTTTTTTTGGATTCCAGTCCATTAATACCCAAAAAGCAGAAAATTCAGTATGGAATTATACAGGCTACAGCAGGTATCATTTCCAGCTACTTACAGCAATAGTCCCATTTTCAGTTCCCCTGCTTGTAGCAGCCGCCAACGGGGCCATTCTGGGAATGCTTTTTGCTCTCCACTTATTCAACGGGGCTTTTTCGGGTTACCAGCTAGCCGGAATCAATGGAATTGTGGCTGGAGTTGTCTATAACATCACTTTTTTCATATCCGCAATCCTGCCCCACGGGATAATAGAAATTCCAGTCATCCTTGCCAGTACTTCCATCGGGTATGTAATTGCAGACTCCAACTGCCGGCTTATAAGGGACAAAAATCTTTTCGTTTCCGATAATATAGCAGACCTAGAGGCGGATATAGCAACAGAAGAAAGGAATACAGGAACAATCCTGTTTTCTCCCTTATTCTGGAAGATTTACTTATTGTTTGTACTGTTGCTTCTGATAACCGCTTTCATAGAGACAGAGGTTACACCCAACATAATTACCCGGGCCCTTTCACTAGTGGAACCCTTTGTATCCTCATTGCTCAATTCCTGA
- a CDS encoding methionine synthase — protein sequence MTELIFDDIGSFPLQGGISAEWLREAIPAHEPAAFDVIKSTFRQKLDAGVDVATYPQFQDMNKQFLSILNNPECIEGPFDVKESCAKIIELEAIEKAAEEYQTETGTKPDVRVCVTGPLELYLQEFGGTSYDDILELFGQSIDKFVTNAIDDATNFNVHTVSIDEPSIGINPQVMFDDDEIINALEKASATASRKGVDVEIHLHSPLYYELPCRTSGINVIGVESAASPTYLELIDKKVLEETDSFLRAGVARTDIFNLVAILNEKYSTNAWQKPEMLQELVTDMETPSTILKRLEHAYGIFGDRIKYVGPDCGLGSWPTPEIASTLLGNVAEALDTFRN from the coding sequence ATGACTGAACTGATTTTCGATGATATCGGCAGTTTCCCTCTTCAAGGAGGAATAAGTGCAGAGTGGTTAAGAGAAGCAATACCCGCACATGAACCTGCGGCTTTTGATGTCATCAAATCCACATTCCGGCAAAAATTGGATGCCGGTGTGGACGTTGCAACCTATCCTCAATTTCAGGATATGAATAAGCAGTTCCTTTCAATCCTTAATAATCCTGAATGCATAGAGGGTCCCTTTGACGTAAAGGAAAGTTGTGCGAAGATTATTGAACTTGAAGCAATTGAAAAAGCTGCAGAAGAGTATCAAACGGAAACCGGTACAAAACCCGATGTCCGTGTTTGTGTGACAGGGCCACTGGAATTATACTTACAGGAATTCGGTGGAACTTCCTATGATGATATACTGGAACTTTTTGGACAAAGCATTGATAAATTCGTAACCAATGCCATTGATGACGCAACCAATTTCAATGTACATACCGTATCCATCGATGAGCCCAGTATTGGTATCAACCCTCAGGTTATGTTTGATGATGATGAAATTATAAATGCACTGGAAAAAGCCTCTGCAACCGCTTCCCGCAAGGGAGTGGACGTAGAGATCCACCTGCATTCCCCGCTGTACTACGAGCTTCCCTGTCGTACATCAGGTATCAATGTAATTGGTGTGGAATCAGCAGCCAGTCCCACCTATCTGGAACTTATTGATAAAAAGGTGCTCGAGGAAACAGATTCTTTCCTCAGGGCCGGTGTGGCACGAACGGATATTTTCAATCTTGTAGCAATTCTCAATGAAAAATATTCAACCAATGCCTGGCAGAAGCCTGAAATGCTCCAGGAACTGGTAACTGACATGGAAACTCCCTCTACCATCCTCAAGCGTCTAGAACATGCTTATGGAATATTCGGGGATCGGATCAAATATGTCGGGCCGGATTGTGGTCTGGGTTCCTGGCCGACCCCGGAAATAGCTTCCACCCTGCTTGGTAATGTAGCAGAGGCTCTTGATACTTTCAGGAATTGA
- a CDS encoding RNA ligase translates to MKGSEKPELDMEKTARFLGLSVSRLERLFEKRLLSRNWGKYTNFFRFETSVSGIERGSVLLQKRDGKLDLILGFPKIQRAMLLEPSINNHFSEIDKLIVEEKMNGYNVRVIENAGKLIAFTRSGHICPYSTEKVNYLLDPSFFRQYPDLVVHGEMAGPENPYVSKKVYDTQTLDFFVFDIRHKKTGQPLQVKQRRKLANTFGFKQVPFLGEFARKEAAEKIMQIIKKLGEMKHEGVVIKDLDMDLAPIKYTCSQSNCADLEHAFKFYNEVGRDYLYSRVVREGFQTVEWDEDEDTMDKRCLRLGRSIISPMADSVRRVGNGEKLYDEITLRFESPQTLQEFEEYFRRLGIDATFDRLGYSGGEIMVNLQKLNQSTTDKTESMWEGNLW, encoded by the coding sequence ATGAAAGGTTCGGAGAAACCGGAACTTGATATGGAAAAGACAGCCCGTTTTTTAGGGCTGTCAGTCTCCAGACTGGAAAGGCTGTTTGAAAAAAGACTCCTATCAAGAAACTGGGGAAAGTACACGAATTTTTTCAGGTTCGAAACTTCTGTCTCAGGTATAGAAAGAGGAAGTGTGCTCCTGCAAAAGCGCGATGGAAAACTGGATTTAATCCTGGGTTTCCCAAAAATACAGCGTGCAATGCTGCTTGAGCCTTCTATAAATAACCATTTTTCAGAAATTGATAAACTCATAGTCGAAGAAAAGATGAACGGCTATAATGTCCGTGTAATTGAAAACGCAGGGAAACTTATCGCTTTCACCCGCAGCGGGCATATCTGTCCCTATTCCACAGAAAAAGTCAATTATCTTTTAGACCCCTCCTTTTTCAGACAATATCCTGACCTGGTAGTGCACGGGGAAATGGCAGGCCCCGAGAACCCTTATGTCTCCAAAAAAGTCTACGATACACAGACACTGGATTTTTTCGTCTTCGATATACGCCATAAAAAGACTGGACAACCCCTGCAGGTCAAACAAAGAAGAAAACTGGCCAACACCTTTGGTTTTAAGCAGGTTCCTTTCCTGGGAGAGTTTGCAAGGAAAGAGGCTGCTGAAAAGATTATGCAAATTATAAAAAAACTGGGGGAAATGAAACATGAAGGGGTGGTCATCAAGGATTTGGATATGGACCTGGCACCTATCAAATACACATGTTCTCAGAGTAATTGCGCCGACCTTGAACATGCTTTCAAGTTCTACAACGAGGTGGGACGGGATTACCTGTATTCCAGGGTAGTCAGGGAAGGTTTCCAGACCGTGGAATGGGATGAAGACGAAGATACAATGGATAAACGATGCTTAAGGCTTGGCAGAAGCATCATCTCTCCTATGGCCGATTCTGTCCGAAGGGTTGGCAACGGTGAAAAACTCTATGATGAGATCACCCTGCGGTTTGAGAGTCCACAAACCCTGCAGGAATTTGAGGAATATTTCCGCCGGCTTGGAATAGATGCTACTTTTGACCGGCTGGGATATTCAGGCGGAGAAATTATGGTTAACCTCCAAAAACTCAACCAGAGTACCACCGACAAGACCGAATCAATGTGGGAAGGCAACCTCTGGTAA